From Fusobacterium varium:
AATATAGTTACCACCCTAATTATACAAAGGAGACATTCATGCAAATCAAACATATTATCTCTAAAATCAATATAACAAATCTTTTAGGTAAAATCAAGAAATATTTTAAAAATGAACATTTTGAGGATGTTAAACAGACTATTCAAAAATTCTTAGCTTGTTCTATTGATAAATCTTTTCTCTCTCTTCAATGCCCTAATTGTCATGAGGCGCATAAAATTAAAGTTACTTGTAAATCTAGATTTTGTCCTTCCTGCGGTAAACGTTATTCTGCTGTTTGAACTGAAAAAACTTCCACTTCTCTTATTGATGTTAAACATAGAAGTGTCCTTTTTACTATTCCTGAAGAACTTAGAATGTTTTTCTTCTATGATAGAGACCTTTTAACTAAGCTTGCTTATGCTGTTAATGATGTTTTTAAATATCAATTTCATAACATTAAAGCAAAAAATCAAAGAATTCATAAAATTTCAAAATATTCCTCTAAATACTTTACTAACTCAGATATCATTCATTATGGATTGATTACTGTTATTCATACCTTTGGACGCGATCTTAAATGGAATCCTCATATTCATGCTATTGTTACTTTAGGTGGATTCAATAAAAACTACCAATTTCTTGAAAAAAAATATTTTCATGTCAATTCCATTGCTGGACAATGGAAAAAAATGGTTATTGATATTGTTAAATCTGGAAATTATGACAAGCCTGAAATTAAAGCTAAAGCTTATGCTGCTGCTAACTACCTTTATCGCAAAAATACAAGATTCTTTTTCAATGTTGCAAAAAATGATTTAAATAATAATATTCATGCAATTAAATATATTGGCAGATATCTATCAAGAGCTCCTATCGCAGAATATAAAATTATTGATTTCTATGATAATAAGGTTACTTTCTATTATGAAAGTCTTGCTGATGATAAACAAAGAATTGAACTTACTTTAGATGCGGAAACATTTCTTTCCAAATTAATTATTCACATTCCCCCTAAACATTTCAAAATGATTAGGCGCTTTGGAATCTATTCTAGAAATATTAAATCAGAACTTAAAAACATCATGAAATTCATGAGAAAATATGTCTCTAAATATTCCAATTTTACTTTTTATCAACTTGAAATATGGAAAACTTTTGGAGTAAATCCTTTTTATTGTTTTAAATGTAATACCAGAATGAAAGTTAAAAAAATATCATATTTTAATATACATACAGGCTCCATTTGCTGGAAAGAATATCGCTAAAAAGCTGATTAACAATCAGCTTTTTTGTGCTGTCAATTTTAATCTTATTCAATTAATATATCTAATATGAATACAAAATAATTAACATTTTTTATTTTTTTAACAAATTTATCAAATTATAATTTCCTAAGAAAAAAGTAAAGAGGTCGAAATTAATCGACCTCTATTGGAGCAGACAAAAGAAAAATAATAGAATAAAAGGGATAAAAAACTTAATAAGACTAAATTCATGTAAGTAGAATTTAAAAATGTTGTGCAAAGCTTATACTAGCTTGGAATTAAATTCACATAAATAAAAAAATATTTTAGTAAAAAAAAACATCATCCATGAGGGAAATTCACCTTGTGGGTGATTTTTTGTTTTGGCAGATGATTTTTTATAAAAAGACAGTTTTAATATTAAAATAAGCTTCAGACTTTTTTATGAAAAAATTTACCACTGAACAAAAAATCAATGACGAGAACACCATTCCTGATAAAACCGTTCCCGAATTTTTAGAGCCATCAGAAGATAGTTTTTATTAGAAGATAATAAAAGAATAGAAGATATAAATAATACACATACAGGGGCATAACAGAAGCTTAATCAGGGAAAAGGCTGTGGCAGAAGCTGCAGTCTTTTTTTTACCCAAAAATAAAAAAATGAACAGTAATACAGAACTGTTTTTCAAGATAATAGCTACAACAGGAACTTTTTTATTGGCATATCACAAGTATATACTTTCACTGTTTGACAAAAAACTGGACAAGAGAGATTGTGAAAAAGAAAGACTGTATGCAGAGAAATTCAGAACAGAAAATATAAGAACACTAACTGATGGAATAAAAAGAATAGAGGAGAGAATGACAGGAATAGAAAAAGAATCGATGAAACAATACAAGAATTAATACACTAAAGAAAATACTCTTTAATACTATAAAAGCAATAAAAGTTCTCTTTAATGTATAAAGGCGAACTTTTACATGTTTTAACTTTATCAATTATAATCTCTAAAATTGATAAAGTCAAGATAAAAATATTTTTAGGGAAAATATCCTTAAAAAAATGACCCCCTGTAAATAAAGTAATTACGACTATTTTATGTTCGCTTTTATACATATAAGAGAACAATTATCAATTTTACTGAATTTGAGATTATTATAAATGTAAAAAAAGTTGAATTTGAAGTAAAAAATATCAAAGGGGGAGAGGAAAATATGATTAAAGAAATGGAGAAAGCTTTAAAAAGATATCTCAAGGGAAAGAATAGAATAACAATGGGAGTGGTAGTAGCTTTTTTACTGGGAAACAGTTTTGCATTTGGAGATGTTACGATAAAATATGATACTGCAGCTTCAACTCTTATTGTACAAGATGATTCAGGAACTAATATAGGAACAGTAACAAAAAATCCTGCTGGTAAATTTACCTGGACAATACCAGAAGGAACAGATATAACTGAAACTGTAAAAATAGATGATACAGTAAATGCAAATAATATTAAAGTAAATATAGTGAATAGTGGAAATATAAGTGGGAGCAGTACTGGTGGAGATAAATCAGGAAATGGAATTTATTCTTATTCTGAAAAAGGAGCTAATACAATAGGAAATATAATAAATAGTGGAACTATAACTGGTAGTACTACTGGTCGTGGAGAGAGTTCAGGAAATGGAATTTATTCTAATGGTAATGAGAGTAAAATAGGTGATATAATCAATAATGGAATAATTAGTGGAAATGGTCTTGGTAGTAGTAGCGGAAATGGAATTTATTCTAGTTCTTATAGTTTTTATCTTTTCCCCATAGAGAATAAAATAGGTGATATAATCAATAATGGAATAATTAGTGGAAATAATAGTGGAAGTTATCCAGGAAATGGAATTTATTCTAGTTCTGGTGCTGCTAGTTCTACTGCAAAGAACAAAGTAGGCAACATAACGAATTATGGAATAATTAGCGGAAATGGTGGTAATCAAGGATATGGAATTTATTCTTATTCTAATTCTGATTCATCAATAATAGAATCAATTTCGAATTCTGGTGTTATAATGGGAAGTCAAAATGGAATATATATTAAAGGAGATTCTAGTTCAAAGATTGATAAATATAGCAATTATGGACTTGTAATAGGACAGACACCAGTCAAAATTGAAGGTGGCGGAACAGTAAACACTCTAAAAGAACAGGGAATGGCTATAACTCTTGATGGAAGTGGAGATATCACTTCTATTGCTTCAGGAACTGGAGGAAGTACAGGAATATATTCTATAGTGAATACTCAATTAAGAGATAATTTAGGAAGCACAGTATCATCTGGTGCAGTAGATTCATATGATGTATATACAAGCGACCAAAGTATTTCAGATACTATTATCAATGGTGCTGGTGTAAATAGTGGAACAGTGACAATAGAAGCAGATAAGAATTTTTCACTTAATGGCGGAATTATTAATGCCTATAAAACTGCTGTTACAGTTAAAGATGGAGCTTCATTTACTGGTACAGATGTAACAATCAATGGTGGGGGCTTAGATAAAACTACTCCTGTTATTTCTGGAGATTCAGGAGCTAATACAGTAAATATATCTGGAAATTCTTTTATCAATGGAAAAGTTGATTTAGAAGATGGAGATGATACTTTATCTATTGGAAATTCCACTCAAATCAATGGAGATATAGATGGTGGAACAGGAACTGATACTCTTTATTTTGGTTCAGCTATTGCCAGAGCAGTGGGAAATGATAATATAAATCTTTTCCATAAAATATCAAATGTGGAAGAAATAAATATAAATCAAAAAGTAACTGCATTTGAAACTTCTGAAATTACAGGAGCAGATAAGATTAATATTGGTAAAAATGGGGAGCTTGTATTAAGAATAGATGGAACAAATAGTAATAAACATGCACTTTCCAATGGAAATAGTAGTGGAACAATAGATTCAGATGGTGGAAAACTTCTTCTTGCGCTTAATGGAGTATCTGATGGAAGTACAATAGATATGGGAATGAATCTTGGAGATGGAATATATGGAGTGGAAAATCCAGACATAGAATATAGAGATTTATTTACTTTAGATACAACTTCATATTTACATTCTATTAGAAAAACTCCTGGTTCTTCAACAATAACAGTTGAAACTAAATCTACACTTCCACTGTCACCAACAACACCTGAATATACAAATTATGGGAAATTAAATAAAATATATCAAAGTATGAGGGTTGTAGATGGTGTAAAAGAATTTAATGTAGATACTGATGAAAAATTCTCATCTTTTATGGGATACTTAAATGATATCTATGCAGGAAATCCATACTCATATTCTTCTGAACTATCAAGAAAATCAATGGGAATGTTCAGAGATATAGCTACTGAAAATTCATTTAAAGCAGATACAGGAAAATGGATGATATACGGCGGACTTACTCATATAGATGGAGGAACTAAAGATACATACTATGGAAAAGGATACTATACTTATGATATAGGAAGTTCTGATATAGATTCTGATACAAAAATCACAGGAGCATATATGCTTGGAGAGTATGGAGTATCTGATGACTTTAAAGCTGGAGTGGCAGTTGGAGGAAACAAGTTTAAATCTGACTTGTCTAATGGCTCAAAAGTTGATGGAGATGCGCTGTATATTGGAGGATATGCTAAGAAGTATCTTGGAAATCTAAAAGTAACAGCAGGAGCAGGATTCCAGTATGGAGATTATGATGCAGACAGAACAGCAGCAGGAAGAGAAATTACAGAAACAAGAAGCTATTCTTCAAGCTACAATGATTTGACTTATGATATTTATCTGAATGGAAGATATTCACTTAATATTGGAGATAATCTATACTTAGAACCTTATGGAACACTGTCATATACATATGTAAAACAGGATGGAGCAGATGAGGGAAATAAAACTTTAGCAATAGAAACAGATTCACAATCATTTGACTACACAGTTGGAAAAATGGGAATAGATCTTAAAAAAGTGATACCACATGAAAAAGGAAAGAGTACATTATCAATTGGAGCAAGCTATACAAAAATACTTGATGGAGCAGATGAGGAATATATCACAGGAAGATTTAAAGGTGGAAGCGACTTTGATATATTAGTTGCCCACAAGAATGAACATAGCTTAGGATTGAATGCTAAATATGCACTTGAACTGGAAAATGGAATCTTGTTTGATGTAAAAGGAAGCTATGCAATAGAAAGAGATTCACATAATCAATCTGGAAAGAATAAAACTGAAGGTGAATGGATAGTTGGAGCAGGGCTGGGTTATAAGTTCTAGTGGAAATAACAGGGGGAAGTTATGACAGAAGGGGAATTTATAAGATTCTATAAAAAGAGAAATGGACTAAAGAATCAGCAGGAAGTAAAAGAAAAGATAGACTTATTCTGGAATACACTGCTAAAAGTTCTGGATAAAGGGGAAAAGGTAACCTTTAAAAATTGGGGAACATTTGAAGAAAAAGAGGTAAAACCAAGAAAAATAATGATAACTAAAATAAATAAATCTGGTTATACAAAAGCTAAAAAGAAGATAAGATTCAGAGCAGGAGCGGGCTTGCAGGATATAGTAAATGGAGCTGGTACTGATGAATAAGAGAGAATTAGCAAAAGTATACATTGAAACAAGCAAAGGGGAAATATCAGCAAGAAAGGCACTGAAAGAAATAGAAGTATTTCTTGAAACAATGCAGGAGGCTTTGCAGAAAAGCCATTCATTGATTTTTAGAAATATAGGAACATTTGAAGTAAAGGAAAGAAAACCAAGAGTAATAGCCAATCCGGTAACTAAAGAACCTATGAAGATTTATCCAAGAAAAACAGTGAAATTCAGAGAATCTAAAAAAATAAGCAAAGAATAAATATTTTAATTAATTGAAGAGATAAAAAAAGCTGAGTAACATTTAAAAAAATGTTTTACTCAGCTTTTTTTACATCTTAATTTATTCTATTTATTTAAAAAATCTACTGCCAGTTGTGAAAGAGCTTTTGCACTTATCTTTAAATGTTTTTCATTCCACAATAATTTTGGATGATGAAGCATAGCCTCAATATCCTCTTGAGTATCTCTTACTCCCACTAAGAAAAAATTAGAGGGTATTTTTTTTCCAAAATACGAGAAATCTTCTGACCCCATAAGAGGTTCCTTCATTACTATTATATTTTCCTCTCCTACTACTTTTCCTAATGTTTCCTTTGAAAACTCAAACATCTCATGATTATTTTTTACTGCTGGGTACATTCTATTTACATCAAATACATAAGAAGCTCCATAAGAGCTTGTAATCCCTTTTATAATACATTCCATTCTCTCAACAATCTCATTTGTCAATTCTTCATCAAATGTCCTTATAGTTCCTTTTATAGTCAGCTTATCTGGAATTACATTATATGTTTCTCCTGCCTTTATACTACAACATGATAACACTGCAGGTTTAAGTGTAGATATATTTCTGCTCATTATATTTTGAAAATTTGTTACTATCTGGCTTCCTATTATAATTGGGTCTACAGTTTTTTCTGGCTGTGATCCATGTCCTCCTACTCCTTGTATCATTATATCAAAAGAAGTTGTATGTGACATCATATCCCCATCTTTTACTAATATTTGTCCTGCTTTATACGCTGGCCAAATATGACATCCAAATGCTGCATCTACTTTTGGATTCTCAAGTATTCCAGCTTTAATCATAGGATCAGCTCCACCTGGTCCCTCCTCTGCTGGCTGAAATACAAGTTTTATATTACCTGATATTTCGTCTTTCAATTCATTTAAAATCATTGCTGCTCCCAAAAGTCCTGCTGCATGTCCATCATGTCCACAGGCATGCATATTCCCTGCTATTTCAGATTTAAATTCACAATTGCTCTCTTCATCAATAGGCAGTGCATCTATATCCGCTCTCAACAGAACTGTTTTTCCATCCTTTTTTCCTTTTATAAGGCCAACTATACCTGTTACAGCTATTCCACTGTCATATGGAATCCCTATTCTATCTAATTCCTTTTTTATTATCTCTGCTGTTTTAAATTCTTTAAATCCCAACTCAGGAAATCTATGAAGTTCTCTCCTTACTTCCATTATTCTTCCTAAATGTTTTTCTGCCAGCTGTTCAATTTTTTCTTTCATTATATTTCCTCCTGATATTTTATATTATAGTCCAAATGGTAGTCCACAAGTAAAGAACACTGCAAGAAGAAGAATGCTTACTATAAGTGTTATTAGTGAATAAGGAATCATATTTGCAATTAGAGTTCCTATACCAAAATTTTTATCATATTTTCTTGCCACTGCCAATACTAATGGTAAATATGGGAACAGTGGTGAAAGCATATTTGTAGAAGCATCTCCTATTCTATATGCCATTTGTGTAAGTGAAGGGTCATATCCCAGCAGCATAAACATTGGAACAAATACTGGAGAAAGAATAGCCCATTTAGCTGATGCACTTCCTATAAATATATTTATAAAGGCAACTAAAAGAATGTATGCCACCAATAATGGCATTCCTTCAAGTCCTAATCCTCTTATCCCATCAGCTCCTTTTATTGCCATAATTATTCCTAGATTACTTTTAGAAAAAAGGCTTAAAAATTGAGCTGAAATAAATACTATAAATATATATCCACCCATTTCCCCCAAAGTCTGTGATATCATCCTTACAACATCTTTATCACTTTTTATTTTTCCAGTAATTTTTCCAAAAACAAGACCTGGTATAAAAAATGCAAGTGCCATTATAGGAATAAGTCCAGCCATCAATGGAGATTTAGTCGATACAAGAGAACCTGCATCATCTTTCAAAAAAGCTCCCTTCCCAACTGCTAAAAATATAATCAATACTGCATATATTAAAAAAGAAATACCAGCATATCTAAGTCCTTTTCTTTCAACTTCCAATATTTCTTTCTCTTCATTTTCTCCTAATTTTTTCTCAGGAGCAGGAAATCTTGGCTCTACAAATTTAACCGTTACCCATGCTATAACAAATATCTGAAGTATTGAATTTGTTATATTAAAATAAAGTGTCATAGCTGGACTCTTAGTAAAAGTTGGTGACAAAAGCTGGGTGGCTGGTATAGTAAAAGATGTAAGAAGTATATCATTCAAACTTACAAATAATCCTGAACAAAAACCTATTGCTGCCCCTGCAAATGAAAGCAGCATTCCAACAATTGGATTTTTTCCAAGATTAAGAAATATTAAAGCTGCTAAAGGTGGAAGTACAATAAATCCTGCATCTCCTATTCCAGTAAATATCAATCCCATTATTACAACTGTAAAATATATTAAATTGCTTGGTACCTTTTTTACTACAACAGTAAGAAGACTTTCTAAAAATCCACTTTTATCTGCAAGCCCTATTCCTATCATTGCCACTAATACTACCCCTAAAGGTGGATAAGTTTGAAAAACTGTTACCATACTCATAAGTATTTGTTTTAAATTCTCCTTATTCAATAAATTTTCAGCAGTTATCATATTATGAGTGAGTGGATGTTCAACTGCAACTCCAGCCTTGCTGCAGACAAAAGATATTATTAATATTGCTATACATAATATTAAAAATATAGATACTGGATCTGGAAGTTTATTTCCAATTACTTCAAAACAGTTTAAAATTTTATCCAATGCTGTTATATTTTTTACATCTGCATTCCTTCCTTTTTTTTCAATCTTCCCCATTTATTTTCCTCCTTGAAGTTCAAAATTCTTAGTATTTTCTTCAAAAATATACAATTTTATTTTTAAAAAATATCTTTTTAAAATATTTTTATCATATTTTAAAATATACTATTCAAACAAAAAAAACTCAAATATATTAAATATATAACTTTGATTTTTCATTACAGAATTCATTTTTAAAATAAAATGATAAATTTATAAACTATTGTTTTGCTTTTGCAGACAAATATTATATAATAAATTATAGTTATTTTACCGGGGGAATATAAAGGGGGAGTCGTTATGTATCAAAAAAACATTAAAGAAAACAATGAAAACAAAATCTTTGAATATGTTTTCAACTCTAATCACAATTTTGTTATTAATGAAGTTGCAGAAAAGATGGATATGAGTTTTCCTACAGTAAAAAGAATAATAACTTTTTTTCTGGAGAAAAATATCATAATTGAAGAGGACAAGGTAGGTAGTGGAGTAGGTAGAAAAGCCAGAGAATACTCCTTCAATGATTTTTTCTGCCATTCTGTAGGGGTACAGATTTCAGAGGAAAAAATTAAAATGGTCCTTACAAATGCTAAAGGTATTGTTATTAAAAAGCACTCTAAGACACTTCAAAAAGGTGGTCTTTCTATTACAGATGCCTTAATGGAAGAATTAGAATTCTTTTTAAGCAGACTATCCAAATCTGTTTTTAAAAGTATTATTGGAATAGGAATATCTGTTCCTGGAATAGTAAATGAAGAAGGGAAGTTTATAGAATTTAATTCCAAAAATAAAACTGATATTTCCATAATTGAAAAAATAAAAAAAAGATTTGATATTCCTGTTCTTGTAGAAAATGAATCAAATCTTTCTGCAATTGCTGAAGCCTTTTTAAGTGAAAATTCACTTTTATCGAATTTCACAGCTCTTACTATTAATGATTATGTTGGAATAAGCTCTTTTACTAGAGAAAAAAATCAAAATGATTTTCATTTCAAAGCAGGAAGAATGCACCATATGATTGTCAATCCAGAAGGAAAAGCCTGTGATTGTGGTTCAAAAGGTTGCTGGGGGGCATATGTTTCAAATCATGCTTTGGTTGAAGAATTTCATAAAGTATTTAAAAAAATAAAAAAATATGAAAACATTTTCCAAGATGAATATTTGGAAACTAAAGAAGGTAAAAAAATATTAGCTGAATATATAAAATACCTTGCTATTGGTATTAAAAATCTGTTATTTTTTTCCAATCCAGAAAAACTTATAATTTCAGGTAAAATATGCCAGCAGCAAAAATATATTAAAGAAAAACTTCTAGAAGAAATATATAGTGAGCATATTTTCTATCGTGGAAAAGAAACTATAACTTTTTCTTCTTTCGAAGAAAATTCAAGTCTTATAGGTGCTGCCATATTTCCAATAGTAGACTCATTATTTTAAAATAAAAAAATTCCCTGTATAACTACACTCTCTGTCTTAAATAACTAAGATGGAGGGTGTTTTTTATTTAATTATTTCTTCTTTTCTATTGTAATTATAGCTATTTTTTATACCTTATTTTTCTTTCTTAAAATTTATATTTTACTCATATATTTATTTTTTTTATTCTCTGCTCCTCTTCATATTATTAAAATTTAAAATAAATTATTTAAGTATATATAATTTTATTTCGATTAATTAAAAATCATATTTACAAATATTTTTATATATATATTTCTTAATTATTTTCTCTTTACTTCTTTTTATTTATTGCATTTTAAAACAAAAAATAAATACAGATTTTCAAACATCAATATTTTTCTATTCTACATGAGCTATTTCCCATAAAACTTATTTATAAATCACTACTTCTATACTTGACTTTTTCTCATTAACATGATAAAAATTTTATAGTTTAATTATAAAATATTTTGCTTTATAAAATATTTTTAGCAGTGTATAATATAAAGTATTGATAATTAAAAAATTTTTAAAGGAGCAATTGAGAATGGATAATATAAGAAAAATAGCAATATATGGAAAAGGGGGGATAGGGAAATCTACTACAACATCTAATTTGTCGGCAGCTCTTGCTATAATGGGGAAAAAAGTAATGCAGATAGGGTGTGACCCTAAGTCAGATTCAACCAAAAATCTTATGAAGGGAAAAAGAATTCCAACAGTCTTAGAAATGATAAAAGAAAAAGGAGAAGATTTAGAACTGGAAGATATAGTTTATGAAGGATTTGGCGGAGTCCTCTGCGTTGAAGCAGGAGGCCCTACTCCTGGTGTAGGATGTGCTGGAAGAGGAATAATATCTGCTTTTGAAAAATTAGAAGAACTTGAAGCTTTTGAAAAATATAAACCTGATATTGTTATTTATGATGTATTGGGAGATGTTGTCTGTGGAGGATTTGCAATGCCTATAAGAGGAGGCTACGCCAGAGAAGTTTATATAGTCAGCTCAGGTGAAATGATGTCTTTATATGCTGCCAATAACATAGCTATGGCAATTCGAGGCTTTGGTAAACGTGGCTATGCTAAATTAAATGGACTTATACTGAACTCTAAAAATATTGAAAATGAAGTGGCTATTGTAGAAGAAGCTGTAAAGGAAATTGATACAAAAATTGTTCAATATATTCCTAGATCATCCGAAATACAAAAAGCAGAAAGCATTGGTGGTACTGTATTTGAAGCATTCTCTCAATCAGAAATGCAGAAAGTATATCAACAACTAGCAGAATATGTATTAGCTCAGGAATATTAAAATATAAAAGATGGAGATAAAAGATGGATGGAATAAAAATGGCTGAAAGCCTAAAAAAATTAAGAGATGTAAGGAAGATTAAAGATGTCGAACCCTTAAGCAACGCACTGTTTCCAGGATATCATTGTCCACTTATGGGAGCTATGCTTACAATAAAAGAGATAGAAGATGCAATAATGATGGTTATAGGTCCTGATGAATGTACCTACTACACTAAAATGGCTACAAGCAGAATGCGTGGTGTTGGCATGACTGGAGCTGTAGGTGCTTCTGGTGGATCAGAAGGAAATATAGTATCTCTTGTCTTAGATGGACATGATGTCTCTTTTGGCTGTAAAGAAAAATTGGAAGAAGCATTTGAAGAATTAGTGGAAGAATACCAACCTAAAACGGTTTTTTTAGTTACTACCTGTGTAGTAGAAGTTATTGGAGATGATATTGATTCTTTAGCTGAAGTTTTTGAAGAAAAATATAATTTCCCTGTAAAAGTTGTTCATGCAGAAAATTTTAAAACTGATGATCATCTTCCTGGAATACAAGATACTATGACTGTATGTATCAATCTTATGGAAAAGCAAGAATGTAATGGTAGTATCAATGTTCTTGGACAACGCCTTGGTGATTTCAATAAATCAGAACTATATAGAATATTAAAAGAAGCTGGAGTCCTAAAGGGGCTGCAATTACCTGGACAATGTACTTTTGAACAGATAAAAACTGCTCCTTCTGCCAAAGTAAATATTGTAGTTCATCCTATTGGAATTCCTCTTGCTAAAAAAATGAAAAAGAAATTTGATATTCCATATATAATGTTTGAAAGAATGTCAACTCCTGAAAATATTTATAATTCCTACAAAGAATTATTTCAATTATTAAAAAAACCTCTCCCTGAGGAAATAGAAACTCTATATAAATTATCTAAAGAAAAAGAAAAAAATATAAAAAGTTCTATGAAAAATCTAAAATACTTCAGCGGAAATACTGCTTTATCAACTTATGAATTTCATTCATATTTGATTGAATTAGGTCTTGATCCTATTTTAATTCAGACTTCTGATATTCCATCAGAAGATGATCCACATTTAAAAATTATTCTTGAAAAAGCAGATCCTTTTGTAACAAGAGCTGCCAATATAGGTCCTCTCAAGTATCTTTATAGTGTATTGAAACCTGATATAAGTATAGGAGCTGGTAATTCATCTGAAATGAGAAAATATGGAGTAGTACCAGTTATATTAACTAATGCTTACAACATATTAGGATTTGAAGTAAATACTATGGTATTGGAAACTATTTCAAAAGCTAATAAAGATTCAAAACACTTAAAAGGAGGGAATATAAATGAGCTTATGTAGAACTTATCCTACTCCATCAAATAGAATGGCAGTAATATGGAGTTTAATGCCTATAAAAAATTCAGTTGTTTTAGAATATGGCCCAGCTGGGACTACTCATTTTGGTGCTGGATTCTATGGTTCTTTTAATATAGACTTAGAAAATTCATTATTCACTACTCATATAAGTGAAGATGATATAATTATGGGAGATGTATCAAGATTAGAAAAAGCAATAGTTGAAGTAGATGAAAGCTATCACCCAGAAGTTATATTTATAGTGGCATCAGCTGTGATTGCAGTAATAGGAACTGATATAAAAGGAGTCTGTACATATATGCAGGATAAGGTTAAAGCAAAACTTATCTGCTTTGATGATGGTGGATTTGGTGGAGATTATACTATGGGATTGGAAAATACATATACATTATTTATTAAAGAGTTTGTTCTTTCTGAAAATTCATTTAAAAACTCTGATAAATATAATATCCTTGGAGCTTCAGCTGCATCTTATAGAATAAGATCAGATGTCTGGGAAATAAAAGATTTAATGAAAAGAGCTTTCACTATGGAAAATGGTACAGTTCTTGGGCTTGAAGCTGGGATAGATGATTTAAAAAAAATGGGAGAAGCTGCTTTGAATATTGTTCTTAGAAAAGAGGCACTTCCAGCAGCAAAATTATTAAAAGAAAAATTTGGTACACCATACATATATCAGTGCCCATATGGATATAATGGAACATTAGTATGGGTTGATAAAATATCCATATTATTATCTAAAAAAATTGAAGTTTCATTTAAAAAACAACTTGAAGAAAAAATAAAAGATGTTAAAGATATGTCCAGAATGATGATGGCAACACGTATGAGAACACAGCCTGCAGCGTCAATAATTGGTGATTATGATACTATTGTAGGATTTAGTGATTTTTGTAGAGAGTTT
This genomic window contains:
- a CDS encoding putative oxidoreductase nitrogenase, translating into MSLCRTYPTPSNRMAVIWSLMPIKNSVVLEYGPAGTTHFGAGFYGSFNIDLENSLFTTHISEDDIIMGDVSRLEKAIVEVDESYHPEVIFIVASAVIAVIGTDIKGVCTYMQDKVKAKLICFDDGGFGGDYTMGLENTYTLFIKEFVLSENSFKNSDKYNILGASAASYRIRSDVWEIKDLMKRAFTMENGTVLGLEAGIDDLKKMGEAALNIVLRKEALPAAKLLKEKFGTPYIYQCPYGYNGTLVWVDKISILLSKKIEVSFKKQLEEKIKDVKDMSRMMMATRMRTQPAASIIGDYDTIVGFSDFCREFGFMIDKKICNHSLKNIDADSENIISYKKEKDKINVLKAINGQLVFGDEISLNICNNSNTKVCISFPYPSKTQIATHLPFMGERGTDYLMEIIREYLSNMK